In the genome of Streptomyces sp. NBC_00190, one region contains:
- a CDS encoding endonuclease/exonuclease/phosphatase family protein, whose protein sequence is MAQAYMTEKGNGGSEPEPSGSRFRRRLAELRGDRGIWRRGLVLTGIAVLISLVMIFHAELPNDVGNLGSLTETFLPWLGVAVPVLLGAAVYRRSATALIAVLLTAGVWVNLFGGLVTDKSGSGGNLVVATHNVDADNPDPRLTAESVAKSGADVLALTELKGDAVPVYEKALAGTYKYHSVEGTVGVWSKFPLSASRPVDIRLGWTRAMRATVDTPYGQVAAYVAHLPSVRVKLNAGFTANQRDNSADALGAALAGEPLKKVILLGDLNGTMNDRALSEVTSQMRSTQGAAGDGFGFSWPAQFPMARIDQIMVRGISPEASWTLPRTSSDHLPIAARVTVKP, encoded by the coding sequence ATGGCACAGGCGTACATGACGGAAAAGGGGAACGGCGGCTCGGAGCCCGAGCCCTCCGGATCCCGCTTCCGGCGCCGGCTGGCCGAACTGCGAGGAGACCGGGGCATCTGGCGGCGCGGGCTGGTACTGACCGGGATCGCCGTGCTCATCTCGCTCGTCATGATCTTCCACGCGGAGCTGCCCAACGACGTGGGCAACCTCGGCAGCCTCACAGAGACCTTCCTGCCCTGGCTGGGGGTGGCCGTCCCGGTCCTGCTGGGCGCCGCCGTGTACCGCCGCTCCGCGACCGCGCTCATCGCGGTACTGCTGACGGCCGGGGTCTGGGTGAACCTGTTCGGCGGCCTGGTCACCGACAAATCCGGCTCCGGCGGCAACCTCGTGGTCGCCACCCACAACGTGGACGCCGACAACCCCGACCCGCGCCTGACCGCCGAGTCCGTGGCGAAGTCCGGGGCCGACGTGCTGGCCCTGACCGAACTCAAGGGGGACGCCGTCCCCGTCTACGAGAAGGCCCTGGCGGGCACGTACAAGTACCACTCGGTCGAGGGCACGGTCGGCGTGTGGAGCAAGTTCCCGCTGAGCGCGAGCCGGCCGGTCGACATCAGGCTGGGCTGGACCCGGGCCATGCGCGCCACGGTGGACACCCCGTACGGGCAGGTCGCCGCGTACGTCGCCCACCTTCCCTCGGTCCGGGTCAAGCTGAACGCCGGTTTCACCGCCAACCAGCGCGACAACAGCGCCGACGCGCTGGGCGCCGCCCTCGCCGGCGAACCGCTGAAGAAGGTCATCCTGCTCGGTGACCTCAACGGCACCATGAACGACCGCGCCCTGTCCGAGGTGACCTCGCAGATGCGCTCCACGCAGGGCGCGGCGGGCGACGGGTTCGGCTTCAGCTGGCCGGCCCAGTTCCCGATGGCCCGGATCGACCAGATCATGGTCCGCGGGATCAGCCCGGAGGCCTCCTGGACCCTCCCGCGCACGAGCAGCGACCACCTCCCGATCGCGGCCCGGGTCACGGTCAAGCCGTAG
- the npdG gene encoding NADPH-dependent F420 reductase: protein MTSSDSTQKPPAKDPWDLPDVSGLVVGVLGGTGDQGRGLAYRLARAGQKVIIGSRAADRAHTAAEELGLGVEGADNAECARRSDIVIIAVPWEGHAKTLEALREDLAGKLVVDCVNPLGFDKQGAYALQVEEGSAAQQAAALLPDSRVTAAFHHLSAVLLQDESIDEIDTDVMVLGESRADTDTVQALAARIPGMRGVFAGRLRNAHQVESLVANLISTNRRYKAHAGLRVTDV from the coding sequence ATGACTTCCTCAGACAGCACGCAGAAGCCGCCGGCCAAGGACCCCTGGGACCTCCCGGACGTCTCCGGCCTCGTCGTCGGCGTCCTCGGCGGCACCGGCGACCAGGGCCGCGGCCTGGCATACCGGCTCGCCCGGGCCGGCCAGAAGGTGATCATCGGCTCCCGCGCCGCCGACCGCGCGCACACCGCCGCGGAGGAACTGGGCCTCGGCGTGGAGGGCGCGGACAACGCCGAGTGCGCGCGGCGCAGTGACATCGTGATCATCGCCGTGCCGTGGGAGGGCCACGCCAAGACCCTCGAAGCGCTGCGCGAGGACCTCGCGGGCAAGCTCGTGGTGGACTGCGTCAACCCGCTGGGCTTCGACAAGCAGGGCGCCTACGCCCTCCAGGTCGAGGAGGGCAGCGCGGCCCAGCAGGCCGCGGCCCTGCTCCCGGACTCCCGCGTCACGGCCGCCTTCCACCACCTCTCGGCGGTCCTCCTCCAGGACGAGTCGATCGACGAGATCGACACCGACGTGATGGTCCTCGGTGAGTCCCGCGCGGACACGGACACCGTCCAGGCCCTGGCCGCCCGCATCCCGGGCATGCGAGGCGTCTTCGCGGGCCGCCTTCGCAACGCCCACCAGGTCGAATCCCTGGTGGCCAACCTGATCTCGACCAACCGCCGCTACAAGGCCCACGCGGGCCTGCGCGTCACGGACGTCTGA
- a CDS encoding ATP-binding cassette domain-containing protein: MVDMTRNDKNPHAVEVRGLVKHYGETKALDGVDLDVREGTVLGVLGPNGAGKTTLVRCLSTLIVPDSGTAVVAGYDVVRQPRQLRRTIGLTGQYASVDEKLSGWENLYMIGRLLDLSRKDARRRADEMLERFSLTEAAKKAAMNYSGGMRRRLDLAASLIGNPAVLYLDEPTTGLDPRTRNEVWDEVQRLVAEGATVLLTTQYMEEAEQLANELTVIDRGKVIANGKVDELKARVGGRTLKIRPMDPSDLPGMARALSEAGLDGVAGSQAVPDEGVLLVPILTDEQLTAVVGLLAARGYAIADLGTYLPSLDEVFLAITGQKPTVAEDSVPTEKTEEVAA; encoded by the coding sequence ATGGTGGACATGACGCGAAACGACAAGAACCCCCACGCCGTGGAAGTACGGGGGCTGGTCAAGCACTACGGCGAGACCAAGGCCCTCGACGGTGTCGACCTGGACGTCCGCGAGGGCACCGTCCTCGGGGTCCTCGGGCCCAACGGCGCCGGCAAGACCACCCTGGTGCGCTGCCTTTCCACCCTGATCGTCCCGGACTCCGGAACCGCGGTCGTCGCGGGCTACGACGTGGTCCGCCAGCCGCGGCAGCTGCGCCGGACCATAGGACTGACCGGCCAGTACGCCTCGGTCGACGAGAAGCTCTCCGGCTGGGAGAACCTCTACATGATCGGGCGGCTGCTCGACCTGTCCCGCAAGGACGCCCGTCGCCGCGCCGACGAGATGCTTGAGCGGTTCTCCCTGACCGAGGCGGCCAAGAAAGCCGCCATGAACTACTCCGGCGGCATGCGGCGCCGGCTCGACCTCGCCGCCTCGCTGATCGGCAACCCGGCCGTGCTCTACCTGGACGAGCCGACGACCGGCCTGGACCCCCGTACCCGCAACGAGGTGTGGGACGAGGTCCAGCGGCTGGTCGCCGAGGGAGCCACCGTCCTGCTCACCACCCAGTACATGGAGGAGGCCGAGCAGCTCGCCAACGAGCTGACGGTCATCGACCGCGGCAAGGTCATCGCCAACGGCAAGGTCGACGAGCTGAAGGCCCGCGTGGGCGGCCGCACCCTGAAGATCCGCCCCATGGACCCCTCGGACCTGCCGGGCATGGCCCGTGCGCTGTCGGAGGCCGGGCTGGACGGCGTGGCCGGCTCCCAGGCCGTGCCCGACGAGGGTGTGCTGCTGGTCCCGATCCTGACCGACGAACAGCTGACCGCCGTGGTCGGCCTGCTGGCCGCCCGCGGGTACGCCATCGCCGATCTCGGCACCTACCTGCCCAGCCTCGACGAGGTGTTCCTGGCCATCACCGGCCAGAAGCCGACCGTCGCCGAGGACTCCGTCCCCACCGAGAAGACCGAGGAGGTCGCGGCATGA
- a CDS encoding biliverdin-producing heme oxygenase, whose protein sequence is MDAFSTVIRVASHEQHTEAETSTFMSDLLGGRLGVDAYTRYTEQLWFVYRALEDAADSLKDDPVAGPFIRPELMRVAEIERDLAHLLGPGWRGRVAALPATEAYAARVTRCAAEWPGGYVAHHYTRYLGDLSGGQIIRDKAERTWGFERKGDGVRFYVFADISNPAAFKRTYRELLDAIAADDLEKQRIIDECKRAFDFNGAVFRELGERFPLSA, encoded by the coding sequence TTGGACGCCTTCTCTACGGTCATCCGCGTCGCTTCGCACGAGCAGCACACCGAGGCCGAGACGTCGACCTTCATGAGCGACCTGCTGGGCGGGCGGCTCGGGGTGGACGCGTACACGCGCTACACCGAGCAGCTGTGGTTCGTGTACCGGGCCCTGGAGGACGCGGCCGACTCGCTCAAGGACGACCCGGTGGCCGGCCCGTTCATCCGGCCCGAGCTGATGCGCGTCGCAGAGATCGAGCGCGACCTCGCGCACCTGCTGGGGCCCGGCTGGCGCGGACGCGTGGCGGCGCTGCCCGCGACCGAGGCCTACGCCGCCCGGGTGACCCGGTGCGCGGCCGAGTGGCCGGGCGGTTACGTCGCCCACCACTACACCCGCTACCTCGGCGACCTCTCCGGCGGCCAGATCATCCGCGACAAGGCGGAGCGCACCTGGGGCTTCGAACGCAAGGGCGACGGCGTCCGCTTCTACGTCTTCGCGGACATCTCCAACCCGGCGGCCTTCAAGCGGACCTACCGCGAGCTGCTGGACGCGATCGCCGCGGACGACCTGGAGAAGCAGCGCATCATCGACGAGTGCAAGCGCGCCTTCGACTTCAACGGCGCGGTCTTCCGCGAGCTGGGCGAGCGCTTCCCGCTCTCCGCCTAA
- a CDS encoding ABC transporter permease, producing MSTVTTTKPTPATSATASAAAHHGEGRIGLRGNLRHIGALVRRNALQIKADPESMFDAVLMPIIFTLLFVFVFGGAISGKGNQEAYVNYVIPGLMAMMGMNISMAVGTGVNDDFKKGIMDRFRSMPIARSSVLLAKIVVEVGRMLVAIAILLTVGFILGLSIKTSVLDLFYAIGLSAVFGASLMWIFILLGLTMKTAQAVQGMAMLVLMPLQFGSSIFAPPTTMPDWLQSFTDYNPLSNLADAARALINGTPIGNSVWMTLGWSLAITAVTMPLAVRKFRQKT from the coding sequence ATGAGCACCGTTACCACGACGAAGCCCACTCCCGCCACCTCCGCCACGGCCTCGGCGGCGGCGCACCACGGCGAGGGCCGGATCGGCCTGCGGGGCAACCTGCGGCACATCGGCGCGCTGGTGCGCCGCAACGCCCTGCAGATCAAGGCGGACCCGGAGTCGATGTTCGACGCCGTGCTCATGCCGATCATCTTCACCCTGCTCTTCGTGTTCGTCTTCGGCGGTGCGATCTCCGGCAAGGGCAACCAGGAGGCGTACGTCAACTACGTCATCCCGGGTCTGATGGCCATGATGGGCATGAACATCTCCATGGCGGTCGGCACCGGCGTCAACGACGACTTCAAGAAGGGGATCATGGACCGCTTCCGGTCCATGCCGATCGCCCGGTCCTCCGTGCTCCTCGCGAAGATCGTCGTCGAGGTCGGCCGGATGCTGGTCGCCATCGCGATCCTGCTCACCGTGGGCTTCATCCTGGGCCTGTCGATCAAGACCTCCGTGCTGGACCTGTTCTACGCCATCGGCCTGTCGGCCGTCTTCGGCGCCTCGCTGATGTGGATCTTCATCCTGCTCGGTCTCACCATGAAGACCGCGCAGGCCGTCCAGGGCATGGCGATGCTGGTCCTGATGCCGCTGCAGTTCGGCAGCTCGATCTTCGCCCCGCCGACCACCATGCCGGACTGGCTGCAGTCCTTCACGGACTACAACCCGCTGTCCAACCTCGCCGACGCGGCGCGCGCCCTGATCAACGGGACGCCCATCGGCAACTCCGTGTGGATGACCCTGGGCTGGTCCCTCGCCATCACGGCGGTCACCATGCCGCTCGCGGTGCGCAAGTTCCGCCAGAAGACCTGA
- the panB gene encoding 3-methyl-2-oxobutanoate hydroxymethyltransferase, whose protein sequence is MTHAVSPAREPASTTSPALYGGTGTRRITVRDLTLAKERGEKWPMLTAYDAMTASVFDEAGIPVILVGDSMGNCHLGYDSTVPVTMDQMTMLSAAVVRGTSRALVIGDMPFGSYQEGAVQALRSATRLVKEAGVGAVKLEGGERSLHQTELIVQSGIPVMSHLGLTPQSVNAMGYRVQGRGDEAAHQLLRDAKAAQDAGAFAVVLELVPAELAAEVTRSLHIPTVGIGAGAECDAQVLVWTDMMGLTGGKMPKFVKQYANLRQTMNDAAKAFAEDVVGGTFPQPEHAFH, encoded by the coding sequence ATGACGCATGCCGTTTCGCCTGCCCGCGAACCCGCTTCGACGACCTCCCCCGCCCTGTACGGAGGCACGGGCACCCGGCGCATCACCGTCCGCGACCTGACCCTCGCCAAGGAACGCGGCGAGAAGTGGCCCATGCTCACCGCCTACGACGCGATGACCGCGTCCGTCTTCGACGAGGCCGGCATCCCGGTCATCCTCGTCGGCGACTCGATGGGCAACTGTCACCTCGGCTACGACAGCACCGTCCCCGTGACGATGGACCAGATGACCATGCTGTCGGCGGCCGTCGTACGCGGCACCAGCCGCGCGCTCGTCATCGGCGACATGCCGTTCGGGTCGTACCAGGAAGGCGCCGTGCAGGCCCTGCGCAGCGCCACCCGCCTCGTCAAGGAAGCCGGCGTGGGAGCGGTGAAGCTGGAAGGCGGCGAGCGCTCGCTGCACCAGACCGAGCTGATCGTCCAGTCCGGCATCCCGGTCATGTCCCACCTGGGCCTGACCCCGCAGTCCGTCAACGCCATGGGCTACCGGGTGCAGGGCCGCGGCGACGAGGCCGCGCACCAGCTGCTCCGCGATGCCAAGGCCGCGCAGGACGCCGGCGCCTTCGCGGTGGTCCTGGAGCTGGTCCCGGCCGAGCTGGCCGCCGAGGTCACCCGGTCCCTGCACATCCCGACGGTCGGCATCGGCGCGGGCGCGGAGTGCGACGCGCAGGTGCTGGTGTGGACCGACATGATGGGACTGACCGGCGGCAAGATGCCGAAGTTCGTGAAGCAGTACGCGAACCTGCGCCAGACCATGAACGACGCGGCGAAGGCCTTCGCCGAGGACGTGGTCGGCGGAACCTTCCCGCAGCCGGAGCACGCGTTCCACTGA
- the map gene encoding type I methionyl aminopeptidase: MSGQSLLVPGELSPVRSVPGNIRRPEYVGKPAPTPYTGPEVQSAETIEAMRIAGRIAAQAMEEAAKLIAPGVTTDELDRVAHAYMCDHGAYPSTLGYRGFPKSLCSSVNEVICHGIPDSTVLRDGDIVNLDVTAYIGGVHGDNNATYLCGEVDEESRLLVERTREALNRAVKAVKPGRQINIIGRVIESYAKRFGYGVVRDFTGHGINSSFHSGLIIPHYDSPHATTVIEPGMTFTIEPMLTLGTHEYDMWADGWTVVTKDRKRTAQFEHTLVVTDTGAEILTLP; this comes from the coding sequence ATGTCTGGCCAGTCGCTGCTCGTACCAGGCGAGCTTTCTCCCGTCCGTTCCGTTCCCGGAAACATCCGCCGGCCCGAGTACGTGGGCAAGCCCGCGCCCACTCCGTACACCGGACCGGAGGTGCAGTCGGCCGAGACCATCGAGGCCATGCGCATCGCCGGCCGGATCGCCGCCCAGGCGATGGAAGAGGCCGCCAAGCTGATCGCTCCGGGGGTGACCACCGACGAACTCGACCGGGTCGCCCACGCGTACATGTGCGACCACGGCGCCTACCCCTCGACGCTCGGCTACCGGGGCTTCCCGAAGTCGCTGTGCTCCTCGGTCAACGAGGTCATCTGCCACGGCATCCCCGACTCCACCGTCCTGCGCGACGGCGACATCGTGAACCTCGACGTCACCGCGTACATCGGCGGGGTGCACGGTGACAACAACGCCACCTACCTGTGCGGGGAGGTGGACGAGGAGTCGCGGCTGCTGGTGGAGCGCACCCGCGAGGCCCTGAACCGGGCCGTCAAGGCCGTCAAGCCGGGCCGCCAGATCAACATCATCGGCCGGGTCATCGAGTCGTACGCGAAGCGTTTCGGCTACGGCGTGGTCCGGGACTTCACCGGCCACGGCATCAACTCGTCCTTCCACTCCGGCCTGATCATCCCGCACTACGACAGCCCGCACGCCACCACCGTCATCGAACCCGGGATGACCTTCACCATCGAACCGATGCTGACCCTGGGCACCCACGAGTACGACATGTGGGCGGACGGCTGGACGGTCGTCACGAAGGACCGCAAGCGCACCGCGCAGTTCGAGCACACGCTGGTGGTCACCGACACCGGCGCGGAGATCCTCACCTTGCCGTAG
- a CDS encoding AfsR/SARP family transcriptional regulator: MRYAILGTTQAIRDDGTPVAVGGARLRALLTGLALRPGRAVPAHLLVDEVWDGDPPADAVAALQALVGRLRRALGREAVRSAEGGYLLAADREDIDLYRFERLARAGGEALEAGEAAKAAALYDEALALWRGPALADLPDPAAESARWDAVRGDARRGRLAAALALGGAEQALPELTALCARQPLDEPLQALRIRALRDAGRPAEALAAYDTVRLDLAARLGTDPGPALRALHAELLNPAPDAESVPAAAPETAVSRPGVQPRSPAPAQPGQGNLRARLTTFVGREDDIRAIGADLARARLVTLLGPGGAGKTRLSQEAAEAQDADGWPDGVWLVELAPVDDPEDVAEAALAALGARETKLRGAAAEEMRVLTDRAGDDPLDRLAEHCARRRLLLLLDNCEHVIGAAAELAERLLTHCPGVRIMATSREPLGVPGEMLRPVEPLPDAVALRLLDDRGAAARAGFTVTEDPAAAAEICRRLDGMPLAIELAAARLRLLTPRQIADRLDDRFRLLTGGSRTLLPRQQTLRAVVDWSWDLLDEPERVVLRRLSVFAGGCDLAAAETVCAEGGLDVADTLGSLVDKSLVVAAPGPDGSGMRYRLLETVGEYAAERLAEADGDREATERRHLVHYRELARTTEPLLRGHGQRAAADRLATEYENLRTALRHAVTARDVGEVLCLTHSLGWYWHMHDLRSEARHWCDAAITLGPDPFAPPVVPAEPVYERLVDTPPPYSGELLTEAWRALHLLQLAARDQNSETWNSPEARARVDAVLATYRPGLPQTCRTPGALWIYAVMIAGDPGLLQRAVDETVVAARDLGYRWELASALQLRANILANRADWAGDATRDADESFALFRELGDAWGCAEALSARAEAREKRGEYALSARDYREAIAYAERLGAMAQVTVLRVRMAGTLTEDGRIEDAEQILTEITAEAQRYGNEAMPAARMFLAGILGRTGRIPEARAQLQALRDEFAFGAFAIFDSFLLGTMAWLDNRQGLYEEALGRLRHAMETATDPMARMVAPQMPAVYLLTAAFSLVSLGGPRRECDAARLLGAYAALLPPAHFPVTTEREDFARGQELARAALGDAAYESAYAEGGGLTLEEATALI, from the coding sequence GTGCGTTACGCGATTCTCGGCACTACCCAGGCCATACGTGACGACGGGACCCCCGTCGCCGTCGGCGGAGCGCGCCTGCGGGCGCTGCTGACCGGGCTCGCGCTGCGCCCCGGGCGGGCGGTCCCGGCGCACCTGCTGGTCGACGAGGTGTGGGACGGCGATCCGCCGGCCGACGCGGTGGCCGCCCTGCAGGCGCTGGTCGGGCGGTTGCGGCGGGCGCTGGGGCGCGAGGCCGTGCGTTCCGCGGAGGGCGGCTACCTGCTGGCCGCCGACCGCGAGGACATCGACCTGTACCGCTTCGAGCGGCTGGCCCGCGCCGGGGGCGAGGCCCTGGAGGCGGGCGAGGCGGCCAAGGCCGCGGCCCTGTACGACGAGGCCCTCGCCCTGTGGCGCGGGCCGGCCCTGGCGGACCTCCCCGACCCGGCCGCGGAGTCCGCGCGCTGGGACGCCGTACGGGGCGACGCGCGCCGGGGCCGGCTCGCCGCGGCCCTGGCCCTGGGCGGGGCGGAGCAGGCGCTGCCCGAGCTGACCGCGCTGTGCGCCCGACAGCCGCTGGACGAGCCCCTGCAGGCCCTGCGCATCCGGGCCCTGCGCGACGCGGGCCGCCCGGCGGAGGCCCTGGCCGCGTACGACACCGTCCGCCTGGACCTCGCCGCCCGCCTGGGCACGGACCCGGGCCCGGCCCTGCGCGCCCTGCACGCCGAGCTCCTGAACCCCGCACCCGACGCCGAATCCGTACCCGCGGCCGCGCCCGAAACCGCCGTCTCCCGGCCGGGAGTCCAGCCCCGGTCGCCGGCTCCGGCCCAGCCCGGGCAGGGCAACCTGCGGGCCCGGCTCACCACCTTCGTCGGGCGCGAGGACGACATCCGCGCCATCGGCGCCGACCTCGCCCGGGCCCGGCTCGTCACGCTGCTCGGACCCGGCGGAGCCGGCAAGACCCGGCTGTCCCAGGAGGCCGCCGAGGCACAGGACGCGGACGGCTGGCCCGACGGGGTGTGGCTCGTCGAGCTCGCCCCCGTCGACGACCCCGAGGACGTGGCCGAGGCCGCGCTCGCCGCGCTCGGCGCGCGCGAGACCAAGCTGCGCGGCGCCGCCGCCGAGGAGATGCGGGTACTCACCGACCGCGCCGGGGACGACCCCCTCGACCGCCTGGCCGAACACTGCGCCCGCCGAAGGCTCCTGCTGCTGCTCGACAACTGCGAGCACGTCATCGGCGCCGCCGCCGAGCTCGCCGAACGGCTCCTCACCCACTGCCCCGGCGTCCGGATCATGGCCACCAGCCGCGAGCCCCTCGGCGTACCGGGGGAGATGCTGCGCCCGGTGGAGCCGCTGCCCGACGCGGTCGCGCTGCGGCTCCTCGACGACCGCGGCGCCGCGGCCCGCGCCGGTTTCACCGTGACCGAAGACCCGGCCGCGGCCGCCGAGATCTGCCGCCGGCTGGACGGAATGCCGCTGGCCATCGAGCTGGCCGCCGCCCGGCTGCGGCTGCTCACCCCGCGTCAGATCGCCGACCGGCTCGACGACCGCTTCCGGCTCCTGACCGGCGGCAGCCGCACCCTGCTGCCCCGGCAGCAGACCCTGCGGGCCGTCGTCGACTGGTCCTGGGACCTGCTCGACGAGCCCGAGCGCGTCGTCCTGCGCCGGCTGTCCGTCTTCGCGGGCGGCTGCGACCTGGCCGCCGCCGAGACGGTGTGCGCCGAAGGCGGCCTCGACGTCGCCGACACGCTCGGCTCCCTCGTCGACAAGTCCCTCGTCGTGGCCGCCCCCGGCCCCGACGGCTCCGGCATGCGCTACCGCCTGCTGGAGACGGTCGGCGAGTACGCCGCCGAGCGCCTCGCCGAGGCCGACGGCGACCGGGAGGCCACCGAACGCCGCCACCTCGTCCACTACCGCGAACTCGCCCGCACCACCGAGCCGCTGCTCCGCGGCCACGGCCAGCGCGCGGCCGCCGACCGGCTCGCCACCGAGTACGAGAACCTCCGTACGGCCCTGCGCCATGCCGTCACCGCCCGCGACGTCGGCGAAGTGCTGTGCCTCACCCACTCCCTGGGCTGGTACTGGCACATGCACGACCTGCGCTCCGAGGCCCGGCACTGGTGCGACGCGGCCATCACGCTCGGCCCCGACCCCTTCGCGCCGCCCGTCGTCCCCGCGGAGCCGGTGTACGAGCGGCTCGTCGACACGCCCCCGCCCTACAGCGGCGAACTGCTCACCGAGGCCTGGCGCGCCCTCCACCTGCTCCAGCTGGCCGCCCGGGACCAGAACAGCGAAACCTGGAACAGCCCGGAGGCCCGCGCCCGGGTCGACGCCGTGCTCGCGACCTACCGGCCCGGCCTTCCGCAGACCTGCCGGACACCGGGCGCGCTGTGGATCTACGCCGTCATGATCGCGGGCGACCCCGGCCTGCTCCAGCGGGCCGTCGACGAGACCGTCGTCGCGGCCCGCGACCTCGGCTACCGCTGGGAGCTCGCCTCGGCCCTCCAGCTCCGCGCCAACATCCTCGCCAACAGGGCCGACTGGGCGGGCGACGCCACCCGCGACGCCGACGAGAGCTTCGCCCTCTTCCGGGAACTCGGCGACGCCTGGGGCTGCGCCGAGGCGCTGTCCGCCCGCGCCGAGGCCCGGGAGAAACGCGGTGAGTACGCCCTGTCCGCCCGCGACTACCGCGAGGCGATCGCCTACGCCGAACGCCTCGGCGCCATGGCCCAGGTGACGGTGCTGCGCGTACGGATGGCCGGGACACTGACCGAGGACGGCCGGATCGAGGACGCCGAGCAGATCCTCACCGAGATCACCGCCGAGGCGCAGCGGTACGGCAACGAGGCCATGCCCGCCGCCCGGATGTTCCTCGCGGGCATCCTCGGCCGCACGGGACGGATCCCCGAGGCCCGCGCCCAGCTCCAGGCCCTGCGCGACGAGTTCGCCTTCGGAGCGTTCGCCATCTTCGACAGCTTCCTGCTCGGCACGATGGCCTGGCTGGACAACCGGCAGGGGCTGTACGAGGAGGCCCTGGGCAGGCTGCGCCATGCCATGGAGACGGCCACCGACCCGATGGCGCGCATGGTGGCCCCGCAGATGCCGGCGGTCTACCTGCTGACCGCGGCCTTCTCACTGGTCTCGCTCGGCGGCCCGCGCCGGGAGTGCGACGCGGCCCGGCTGCTGGGCGCCTACGCCGCGCTGCTGCCGCCCGCGCACTTCCCGGTGACGACGGAACGTGAGGACTTCGCCCGCGGGCAGGAGCTGGCACGGGCGGCGCTGGGTGACGCCGCCTACGAGAGCGCGTACGCCGAAGGCGGTGGCCTCACCCTGGAGGAGGCCACCGCCCTCATCTGA
- a CDS encoding site-2 protease family protein codes for MGHQGSRDERRISSVFLGIAAVMAVTGWAVWTGYSTSTGLAVFLFVTSAWVVSLCLHEYAHARTALHGGDLTVGAKGYLTLNPLKYTHALLSIVLPVIFVILGGLGLPGGAVYIELDRVQGRWKHSLISAAGPLTNVAFALVCTAPFWLDALDGVPPAFRFALAFLALLQVSAAILNFLPVPGLDGYGVIEPWLSYRVRREAAPLAPFGLIAVFALLWIPEVNTFFFDAVSGVLSGLGVSDLDTYCGRDLYRFWVETDGFCQVPS; via the coding sequence ATGGGTCATCAGGGCAGCCGCGACGAGCGGCGCATCAGTTCCGTATTCCTCGGCATCGCGGCCGTCATGGCGGTCACCGGCTGGGCCGTGTGGACGGGGTACTCGACGAGCACCGGGCTCGCCGTGTTCCTCTTCGTGACCTCCGCGTGGGTCGTCTCCCTGTGCCTGCACGAGTACGCGCACGCCCGGACCGCCCTGCACGGCGGCGACCTGACGGTGGGCGCCAAGGGCTATCTGACGCTGAATCCCCTGAAGTACACGCACGCGCTGCTCAGCATCGTCCTGCCGGTGATCTTCGTGATCCTCGGCGGGCTGGGCCTGCCCGGCGGCGCGGTGTACATCGAACTCGACCGCGTCCAGGGCCGCTGGAAGCACAGCCTGATCTCGGCGGCGGGCCCGCTGACCAATGTGGCCTTCGCCCTGGTGTGCACGGCCCCGTTCTGGCTGGACGCCCTTGACGGCGTCCCGCCGGCGTTCCGCTTCGCCCTCGCCTTCCTCGCCCTGCTCCAGGTCTCGGCGGCGATCCTGAACTTCCTGCCGGTGCCGGGCCTCGACGGCTACGGGGTGATCGAGCCGTGGCTGTCGTACCGGGTGCGCCGCGAGGCGGCGCCGCTGGCGCCGTTCGGCCTGATCGCGGTCTTCGCGCTGCTGTGGATCCCGGAGGTCAACACGTTCTTCTTCGACGCGGTGAGCGGTGTGCTGTCCGGGCTCGGCGTGTCGGACCTGGACACCTACTGCGGCCGCGACCTCTACCGCTTCTGGGTGGAGACCGACGGCTTCTGCCAGGTCCCGTCCTAG